In Malania oleifera isolate guangnan ecotype guangnan chromosome 8, ASM2987363v1, whole genome shotgun sequence, a single window of DNA contains:
- the LOC131163073 gene encoding phospho-2-dehydro-3-deoxyheptonate aldolase 1, chloroplastic-like, whose product MALASSSSLPTKSVFQTQSLLPSSKPHQPSLSLIPTNLKHRSAHPISAVHSSDSPKNPIVSDKPPKPAASTTSAASTATTTPAVIADAIPKKWSLDSWKSKKALQLPEYPDQEELESVLLTLDDFPPIVFAGEARSLEERLGEAAMGNAFLLQGGDCAESFKEFNANNIRDTFRILLQMGAVLMFGGQMPVVKVGRMAGQFAKPRSDPFEEKDGVKLPSYRGDNVNGDAFDVKSRTPDPQRMIRAYCQAAATLNLLRAFATGGYAAMQRVTQWNLDFTEHSEQGDRYRELAHRVDEALGFMSAAGLTVDHPIMTTTEFWTSHECLLLPYEQSLTRQDSTSGFYYDCSAHMLWVGERTRQLDGAHVEFLRGVANPLGIKVSDKMDPKELVKLIEILNPQNKPGRITVIARMGAENMRVKLPHLIRAVRRAGQIVTWVSDPMHGNTIKAPCGLKTRPFDAIRAEVRAFFDVHEQEGSHPGGVHLEMTGQNVTECIGGSRTVTFDDLGSRYHTHCDPRLNASQSLELAFIIAERLRKRRIGSQRSLSSFAL is encoded by the exons ATGGCTCTTGCAAGTAGTTCGTCCCTTCCCACCAAATCTGTGTTTCAAACCCAATCCCTTCTACCTTCCTCCAAACCCcaccaaccctctctctctcttattcccACCAACCTCAAGCACAGATCCGCCCATCCCATCTCAGCCGTCCATTCCTCCGACTCCCCCAAGAACCCCATTGTCTCCGACAAGCCCCCAAAGCCTGCAGCTTCGACGACATCGGCCGCATCTACGGCCACGACCACGCCGGCGGTGATTGCTGATGCAATTCCCAAGAAATGGAGCCTGGACAGCTGGAAGAGCAAGAAGGCCCTGCAGCTGCCGGAGTACCCGGATCAGGAAGAGCTAGAATCTGTGCTCCTGACGCTCGACGACTTCCCGCCGATAGTGTTCGCCGGCGAGGCCAGGAGCTTGGAGGAACGCCTCGGCGAGGCGGCCATGGGCAATGCTTTTCTTCTTCAGGGCGGGGATTGTGCGGAGAGTTTCAAGGAGTTTAATGCCAACAACATTAGGGACACATTCAGGATCCTCCTTCAAATGGGCGCCGTCTTGATGTTCGGAGGCCAAATGCCCGTTGTCAAG GTGGGAAGAATGGCGGGTCAGTTTGCGAAACCGAGATCGGATCCATTTGAGGAGAAGGACGGTGTGAAGTTGCCTAGTTACAGAGGGGATAATGTGAATGGTGATGCATTCGATGTGAAGTCAAGAACTCCGGACCCGCAGAGGATGATTAGAGCCTATTGCCAAGCTGCAGCGACTCTGAATCTTCTGAGGGCTTTCGCCACTGGAGGGTATGCGGCTATGCAAAGAGTTACCCAGTGGAATCTGGATTTCACGGAGCACAGCGAGCAGGGAGATAG GTACCGGGAACTTGCTCACCGAGTTGATGAGGCCCTTGGATTCATGTCTGCTGCTGGACTAACAGTTGACCATCCTATCATGACAACTACTGAGTTCTGGACATCTCATGAGTGCTTGCTTTTGCCGTATGAGCAGTCACTTACTAGGCAGGATTCAACTTCTGGCTTCTACTATGACTGTTCTGCCCATATGCTTTGGGTAGGAGAACGCACCCGGCAATTGGATGGTGCCCATGTCGAATTCCTGAGAGGAGTTGCTAATCCCTTGGGCATTAAg GTAAGCGATAAGATGGATCCAAAGGAGCTAGTCAAGCTCATTGAGATTTTGAATCCTCAGAACAAACCTGGAAGGATAACAGTGATCGCACGAATGGGAGCAGAGAACATGAGGGTGAAGCTTCCTCATCTAATTAGGGCAGTTCGAAGGGCAGGCCAAATTGTTACTTGGGTTAGTGATCCTATGCATGGAAATACCATCAAGGCTCCTTGTGGTCTCAAAACTCGGCCATTTGATGCCATTAGG GCCGAAGTGAGAGCATTTTTTGATGTACACGAGCAAGAAGGAAGCCATCCGGGGGGAGTTCATCTGGAGATGACCGGGCAGAATGTGACCGAGTGCATCGGTGGATCGCGAACTGTGACATTTGATGATCTAGGCTCGCGCTACCACACCCACTGCGACCCCAGGCTCAATGCTTCCCAATCCCTGGAGCTTGCCTTCATCATTGCAGAGCGCCTTAGAAAGAGGAGGATTGGATCCCAGCGCTCCCTCTCCTCCTTCGCCCTGTAG